The Streptomyces puniciscabiei genome contains a region encoding:
- a CDS encoding acyltransferase family protein, translating to MTTATTRTFRTTPPTSSGDTTARDSPAAAMPSLPSLTGLRWMAALLVFGLHVNNFGYFGGTGGRLVYWGFGAGATGVSFFFVLSGFVLTWSARPRDRVLSFWRRRIARIYPVHLVTLAIALLMAYTLAGQPRPTPKQALSNALLLHPWWRPWWQTLNPVSWSLGCEAFFYAAFPLLFLVLRRLGARASAALGVVSLVAVVVLAWADAHHWWTYALYSFPAARLPEFVLGAVTARLVLLGRWRGPGLEASLALAIIGYFLVPQVAPGYSATVCTIAGFTLLIPAAAVADMQGLPSLWRRRRLVRLGELSFAFYMVHLLVIRSATQLLGTKPHFGLLAGTAVTTTVFTVSLGLSWLLYEAVERPARRLLLRRRRRPAAQPDAAEARPEAPAAARD from the coding sequence ATGACAACGGCGACGACCCGGACGTTCCGGACGACGCCGCCCACCAGTTCCGGCGACACGACCGCCAGGGACTCCCCAGCCGCCGCCATGCCCTCGCTGCCCTCCCTCACGGGGCTGCGGTGGATGGCGGCCCTGCTGGTGTTCGGACTTCACGTGAACAACTTCGGCTACTTCGGAGGCACCGGTGGCCGCCTCGTGTACTGGGGTTTCGGTGCCGGCGCCACCGGCGTGTCGTTCTTCTTCGTGCTGTCCGGGTTCGTTCTGACCTGGTCGGCGCGGCCCCGTGACCGCGTGCTCTCCTTCTGGAGACGGCGCATCGCCCGCATCTACCCGGTGCACCTGGTCACCCTGGCCATCGCCCTGCTCATGGCCTACACGCTGGCCGGCCAGCCGCGGCCGACACCGAAGCAGGCCCTGTCCAATGCGCTGCTGCTGCACCCCTGGTGGCGTCCGTGGTGGCAGACGCTGAACCCGGTCAGCTGGTCCCTCGGCTGCGAGGCGTTCTTCTACGCCGCCTTCCCGCTGCTGTTCCTGGTGCTGCGCCGGCTCGGCGCACGCGCCTCGGCCGCGCTGGGCGTTGTGTCGCTGGTGGCGGTCGTGGTGCTGGCCTGGGCGGACGCCCACCACTGGTGGACGTACGCGCTGTACTCGTTCCCGGCGGCCCGGCTGCCCGAGTTCGTCCTGGGGGCGGTCACCGCGCGGCTGGTGCTGCTCGGCCGGTGGCGCGGGCCCGGTCTCGAGGCCTCGCTCGCCCTGGCGATCATCGGCTACTTCCTCGTGCCGCAGGTCGCACCCGGCTACTCCGCCACCGTGTGCACCATCGCCGGGTTCACGCTGCTCATCCCGGCCGCGGCCGTCGCGGACATGCAGGGGCTGCCCTCGCTGTGGCGGCGCCGGCGGCTGGTGCGGCTCGGCGAGCTGTCGTTCGCCTTCTACATGGTCCATCTGCTGGTGATCCGGTCCGCAACGCAGTTGCTCGGGACGAAGCCGCACTTCGGTCTGCTGGCGGGGACCGCCGTCACCACGACCGTGTTCACGGTGTCGCTCGGGCTGTCCTGGCTCCTGTACGAGGCGGTGGAGCGCCCGGCGAGACGCCTGCTGCTGCGCCGGCGCCGCCGCCCGGCCGCCCAGCCGGACGCGGCCGAGGCCCGCCCCGAGGCGCCGGCCGCCGCACGCGACTGA
- a CDS encoding class I SAM-dependent methyltransferase — translation MDRDIRTVEDVLRLLDGLFAPEADRWTRGAAQWWDDFYTARDKSVPFFAAKPDENLVSYLERGLIRPGRVLDLGCGPGRNALYLAARGFDVDAVDLSPAAIAWAEERARQARGAGGAVRFHCGDAFALTTGPEAALHGPYDLVYDSGCFHHLPPHRRVSHLALLERVLAPGGHFALTCFAAGRMGSELPDAAFYREPGLHGGLAYTPESLRRIFRDLHEVELRAMRQEPADSALFGQDFLWTALFRRPGP, via the coding sequence ATGGACCGGGACATCCGCACGGTGGAAGACGTACTACGGCTCCTGGACGGGCTGTTCGCGCCGGAGGCCGACCGGTGGACACGGGGCGCGGCCCAGTGGTGGGACGATTTCTATACGGCCCGGGACAAATCCGTGCCGTTCTTCGCGGCGAAGCCGGACGAGAACCTGGTGTCCTACCTGGAGCGCGGTCTCATCAGGCCGGGGCGGGTCCTGGACCTGGGCTGCGGCCCCGGCCGTAACGCGTTGTACCTCGCCGCGCGGGGCTTCGACGTGGACGCCGTCGATCTCTCGCCCGCCGCGATCGCCTGGGCCGAGGAGCGGGCCCGGCAGGCCCGGGGCGCAGGGGGCGCCGTGCGGTTCCACTGTGGTGACGCCTTCGCCCTGACCACGGGCCCCGAGGCGGCGCTGCACGGCCCCTACGACCTCGTCTACGACTCCGGCTGCTTTCACCACCTGCCACCGCACCGCCGGGTCAGCCACCTCGCGCTGCTGGAACGCGTCCTGGCGCCGGGCGGGCACTTCGCGCTCACCTGCTTCGCCGCCGGCCGGATGGGCTCCGAACTCCCCGACGCGGCCTTCTACCGCGAGCCCGGCCTGCACGGCGGGCTCGCCTACACCCCCGAGTCACTGCGCCGGATCTTCCGCGATCTCCACGAGGTCGAACTGCGCGCCATGCGGCAGGAACCGGCGGACTCCGCGCTGTTCGGCCAGGACTTCCTGTGGACGGCCCTGTTCCGCCGTCCGGGCCCGTAG
- a CDS encoding Ku protein, with amino-acid sequence MARPIWTGVLTFGLVTLPVGLYTATEDHTVHFHQLQRGTSDRIRNKRVNERTGKEVDTDRIVKGYEIDEGEYVVVEPEELEQIAPGRSKVIDLAGFVDLHQIEPVYFARTYYVGPRGKEYVKVYELMRAALDRADKAGIATLTMRGKEYLTALRAQPRVLVLHTLHWADEVRDPADVVPELPERRTKSDSRELRTAEQLIDALTIDWDPTEYHDTYEERVKRLVAAKREGEEVVGEPQPPEATNVIDLMDALSRSVEQSRSRGRKGGGGKPATGKKRATGKKQAAGRRESEDLGDLSKAELYERASAAGVPGRSRMTRDQLVKALAGQAA; translated from the coding sequence ATGGCGAGACCCATCTGGACCGGTGTCCTGACCTTCGGGCTGGTCACCCTGCCCGTGGGGCTGTACACCGCCACCGAGGACCACACCGTGCACTTCCACCAGCTTCAGCGCGGCACCTCGGACCGGATCCGCAACAAGCGGGTCAACGAGCGCACCGGCAAGGAGGTCGACACCGACCGGATCGTCAAGGGCTACGAGATCGACGAGGGTGAGTACGTCGTCGTGGAGCCGGAGGAGCTGGAGCAGATCGCGCCCGGGCGGTCGAAGGTGATCGACCTGGCCGGGTTCGTCGATCTGCACCAGATCGAACCGGTGTACTTCGCCCGCACCTACTACGTCGGCCCGCGCGGCAAGGAGTACGTGAAGGTCTACGAGCTGATGCGGGCGGCACTGGACCGCGCGGACAAGGCCGGGATCGCCACGCTCACCATGCGCGGCAAGGAGTATCTGACCGCGTTGCGTGCGCAGCCCCGCGTCCTCGTCCTGCACACCCTGCACTGGGCCGACGAGGTGCGCGACCCCGCCGACGTGGTGCCCGAGCTGCCGGAGCGGCGCACGAAGAGCGACAGCAGGGAGTTGCGGACGGCCGAGCAGCTGATCGACGCCCTCACCATCGACTGGGACCCCACCGAGTACCACGACACCTACGAGGAACGCGTCAAGAGGCTTGTGGCCGCGAAGCGCGAGGGCGAGGAGGTCGTCGGCGAACCCCAGCCGCCGGAGGCGACCAATGTCATCGACCTCATGGACGCGCTCAGCCGGAGCGTCGAGCAGAGCCGGTCCCGGGGCCGCAAGGGCGGCGGCGGGAAACCGGCCACCGGCAAGAAGCGGGCCACCGGCAAGAAGCAGGCTGCGGGGCGGAGGGAGTCCGAGGACCTGGGTGACCTGTCCAAGGCGGAGCTGTACGAGCGGGCGAGCGCCGCGGGCGTACCGGGGCGGTCGAGAATGACGCGGGATCAGCTCGTCAAGGCCCTTGCGGGGCAAGCGGCTTGA